A window of Roseovarius sp. THAF27 contains these coding sequences:
- a CDS encoding formate dehydrogenase subunit delta, translating to MSPDKLVMMANQIATFFKSQPGNDHAERVANHLQDFWDPRMRRQFCDYVQNGGENVDDIARKAAGLIT from the coding sequence ATGTCGCCTGACAAACTAGTCATGATGGCCAACCAGATCGCCACGTTCTTCAAGTCCCAGCCCGGCAACGACCACGCCGAGCGCGTCGCGAACCACCTGCAGGATTTCTGGGACCCGAGGATGCGCCGCCAATTCTGCGACTACGTGCAAAACGGTGGGGAGAACGTCGATGACATCGCGAGAAAGGCAGCGGGACTGATCACTTGA
- the gyrB gene encoding DNA topoisomerase (ATP-hydrolyzing) subunit B, with amino-acid sequence MAEPAASAEEYGADSIKVLKGLEAVRKRPGMYIGDTDDGSGLHHMVYEVVDNGIDEALAGHADHVSVCIHRDSSISVSDNGRGIPVEMHEEEGVSAAEVIMTQLHAGGKFDSNSYKVSGGLHGVGVSVVNALSDWLELRVWRAGKEHVARFERGETAKHLEVVGDASGKRGTEVRFLASLDTFSNLEYSFETLEKRLRELAFLNSGVRIILRDERPAEPLETELHYDGGVQEFVRYLDRSKSPLMTDPIFVTGERDDIGVEVAMWWNDSYHETVLPFTNNIPQRDGGTHLAGFRGALTRVLQKYAAESGIAKKEKITFTGDDAREGLTCVLSVKVPDPKFSSQTKDKLVSSEVRPAVEGLVNEKLSEWFEENPNDAKMIVGKIMEAAMAREAARKARELTRRKTALDVNYLAGKLKDCSEKDPSKTELFLVEGDSAGGSAQTGRDRSTQAVLPLRGKILNVERARFDRMLSSQEIGNLVMALGTGIGRDEFNISKLRYHKIVIMTDADVDGAHIRTLLLTFFYRQMPELIEGGYLYIAQPPLFKVSRGKSEVYLKDTPALEDYLIAQGTDDAVLRLGSGEDITGQDLVRVVEEARQANRILDAFPTHYPRHILEQAAIAEAFEAGRADADIQSVADAVAERLDLIALEYERGWQGRQTQDHGIRLARVLRGVEEVRTLDGPILRGGEAKRLGQLTEGLREIYNQPATLHRKERSQAIYGPLDLLDAILKEGEKGLALQRYKGLGEMNPDQLWETTLDPEARTLLQVKVDDVAEADDLFTKLMGDVVEPRREFIQQNALSVENLDF; translated from the coding sequence ATGGCAGAACCCGCCGCGTCCGCCGAAGAATATGGCGCCGATTCCATCAAGGTTCTCAAAGGGTTAGAAGCTGTTCGCAAGCGCCCTGGCATGTATATCGGCGACACCGATGACGGTTCTGGCCTGCACCACATGGTGTACGAGGTCGTCGATAACGGCATCGACGAGGCCCTCGCTGGCCACGCAGACCATGTAAGTGTCTGTATTCACAGGGATAGTTCCATTTCGGTCAGCGACAATGGCCGCGGTATCCCGGTCGAGATGCACGAGGAAGAGGGCGTGTCCGCCGCCGAGGTGATCATGACCCAACTGCACGCGGGCGGGAAGTTCGACAGCAATTCCTACAAGGTTTCCGGGGGGTTGCACGGTGTCGGCGTGTCGGTGGTCAACGCTCTGTCCGATTGGCTGGAACTGCGCGTCTGGCGCGCGGGCAAGGAACATGTCGCCCGTTTCGAGCGCGGCGAGACCGCCAAGCACCTGGAAGTCGTCGGCGACGCGTCCGGCAAGCGTGGTACCGAAGTTCGGTTTCTGGCATCGCTTGATACGTTCTCCAATCTCGAATACAGCTTTGAAACACTGGAGAAACGGCTGCGCGAACTGGCCTTTCTGAATTCCGGCGTGCGCATCATCCTGCGCGACGAACGGCCTGCCGAGCCGCTGGAAACAGAGTTGCACTACGACGGTGGCGTGCAGGAATTCGTGCGCTACCTCGACCGCAGCAAGTCGCCGCTCATGACCGACCCCATCTTCGTGACCGGCGAGCGGGATGACATCGGCGTTGAGGTCGCGATGTGGTGGAACGACAGCTATCACGAGACGGTTCTGCCCTTCACCAACAACATTCCCCAGCGGGACGGCGGCACACACCTTGCCGGCTTCCGCGGGGCGTTGACACGTGTCCTGCAGAAATATGCCGCCGAAAGCGGTATCGCCAAGAAAGAGAAGATCACCTTCACCGGGGATGACGCCCGTGAAGGGCTGACATGCGTGCTGTCGGTCAAGGTCCCAGATCCGAAGTTCTCCAGCCAGACCAAGGACAAGCTGGTAAGTTCCGAGGTGCGCCCGGCGGTGGAAGGCTTGGTTAACGAAAAGCTGTCGGAATGGTTCGAGGAGAACCCGAACGACGCCAAGATGATCGTCGGCAAGATCATGGAAGCAGCCATGGCCCGCGAGGCGGCGCGCAAGGCGCGCGAGCTGACGCGCCGCAAGACGGCGCTCGACGTGAACTACCTTGCCGGCAAGCTGAAGGATTGTTCCGAGAAGGACCCGTCGAAGACAGAGCTGTTTCTCGTCGAGGGTGACAGCGCCGGTGGCTCGGCGCAAACCGGGCGGGACAGATCCACGCAGGCGGTTCTGCCCCTGCGCGGCAAGATCCTGAACGTCGAGCGGGCCCGCTTCGACAGGATGCTGTCGAGCCAGGAAATCGGGAACCTCGTAATGGCACTGGGCACCGGGATCGGGCGGGACGAGTTCAACATCTCGAAACTGCGCTACCACAAGATTGTCATCATGACGGATGCCGACGTGGACGGGGCGCATATCCGGACGTTGCTGTTGACGTTCTTCTATCGTCAGATGCCCGAACTGATCGAAGGCGGATACCTCTACATCGCGCAGCCGCCGCTGTTCAAGGTTAGCCGGGGCAAGTCAGAAGTGTACCTGAAGGACACGCCGGCACTGGAAGATTACCTGATTGCCCAAGGCACGGATGACGCCGTGCTGCGCCTCGGATCCGGAGAGGACATCACCGGGCAGGACCTTGTTCGGGTTGTCGAGGAAGCGCGGCAGGCAAACCGGATTCTCGATGCGTTTCCAACACATTACCCGCGCCACATTCTGGAACAGGCGGCGATCGCCGAGGCGTTCGAGGCGGGCCGCGCGGATGCGGACATCCAATCGGTTGCCGATGCCGTCGCCGAACGGCTGGACCTTATTGCGCTGGAATACGAGCGGGGCTGGCAGGGGCGGCAGACGCAGGATCACGGCATCCGCCTGGCCCGTGTGCTACGCGGCGTCGAGGAGGTTCGTACGCTGGACGGCCCTATCCTGCGCGGCGGAGAGGCCAAGCGGCTGGGCCAGCTTACCGAGGGTCTGCGCGAGATTTACAACCAGCCTGCGACCCTGCATCGTAAGGAGCGATCCCAAGCCATTTACGGCCCGCTGGACCTGCTGGACGCGATCCTCAAGGAAGGCGAAAAGGGACTGGCCCTGCAGCGCTACAAGGGATTGGGCGAAATGAACCCTGACCAGCTTTGGGAGACCACGCTGGATCCCGAAGCCCGCACGCTCCTGCAGGTCAAGGTGGATGACGTGGCCGAGGCCGACGACCTGTTCACGAAGCTCATGGGAGATGTGGTGGAGCCGCGGCGTGAGTTCATCCAGCAGAACGCGCTGAGCGTGGAAAACCTCGACTTCTGA
- the fdhD gene encoding formate dehydrogenase accessory sulfurtransferase FdhD — translation MMALGFPPSQSRSGLSVQAEGARRVSRALPEELPVALVFDGSTQAVMMATPDDIEDFAHGFAVTEGIVTDPAQIEGFEIAEHDLGIEARFWLRADRREALAARRRFMAGPVGCGLCGIDSLDQAVRDVPSAAQVGPTFSRDDIAHAADALFNIQPLHRRTRATHAAGLVLPGKGVVLAREDVGRHNALDKLIGALWRAGRDPGLGAFVMTSRLSVELVQKCAMAGCGTLIAVSAPTAHALRLADTAGITLAAFARGGGFDLYSNPHRISHEVPDVA, via the coding sequence ATGATGGCTTTGGGTTTTCCTCCTTCCCAAAGCCGCTCGGGCCTGTCCGTACAGGCAGAGGGCGCGCGCAGGGTCAGCCGCGCCCTTCCCGAAGAGTTGCCGGTGGCGCTGGTCTTCGACGGCTCGACCCAGGCAGTGATGATGGCCACACCCGACGATATCGAGGATTTCGCGCATGGCTTCGCCGTGACCGAGGGAATCGTGACCGACCCCGCGCAGATCGAAGGTTTCGAGATCGCGGAACACGATCTGGGCATTGAAGCCCGGTTCTGGCTGCGCGCCGACCGGCGCGAGGCGCTGGCGGCGCGTCGCCGGTTCATGGCCGGGCCGGTGGGCTGCGGGCTGTGCGGCATTGACTCGCTGGATCAGGCGGTGCGCGACGTACCAAGCGCGGCGCAGGTTGGCCCGACTTTCAGCCGTGACGACATCGCCCATGCCGCCGACGCGCTGTTCAATATCCAGCCCCTGCACCGCCGCACCCGCGCGACCCATGCGGCGGGCTTGGTCCTGCCGGGCAAGGGCGTCGTCCTGGCGCGCGAGGACGTGGGCCGCCACAACGCGCTCGACAAGCTGATCGGCGCGCTCTGGCGGGCTGGGCGCGACCCGGGCTTGGGCGCTTTCGTCATGACCAGCCGCCTTTCGGTCGAACTGGTGCAGAAATGCGCCATGGCCGGCTGCGGCACGCTGATCGCAGTCTCCGCCCCCACGGCCCATGCCCTGCGCCTAGCCGACACGGCAGGCATCACGCTGGCCGCCTTTGCCCGCGGCGGCGGTTTCGATCTCTATTCCAACCCGCACCGCATTTCCCACGAGGTTCCAGATGTCGCCTGA
- the recF gene encoding DNA replication/repair protein RecF translates to MTGLYLSSLSLSHFRSHKGVRIEANARPLALYGPNGAGKTNILEAVSLFSPGRGLRRAAAQDMARRPDAIGWKLTGVLRSMHQVHEIETWSEDGGARQLRIDGKAASQVALGRVARVLWLIPSMDRLWIEGAEGRRRFLDRMTLSFVPAHAEATLAYEKAMRERNRLLKDQVRDGHWYVALERQMAEAGTAIHANRVAALEQLAEAQAQAETAFPVAELELTMTEGEMPDTESDFRDALSESRFRDIAAGRTLVGPHRADLHGVYAAKGVPAAECSTGEQKALLVSLILANARALAQDFGAPPILLLDEVAAHLDAARRAALYDEICALGAQAWMTGTGPELFSELGDRAQVFEVTETDAISCVNQR, encoded by the coding sequence ATGACCGGATTGTACCTGTCATCGCTCAGCCTGTCGCATTTCCGGTCGCACAAGGGCGTGCGGATCGAGGCGAATGCGCGGCCCCTGGCGCTCTACGGGCCGAACGGGGCGGGCAAGACCAACATCCTTGAAGCAGTTTCGCTGTTCTCACCCGGGCGCGGCCTGCGCCGGGCCGCGGCGCAGGACATGGCACGGCGGCCGGATGCGATCGGCTGGAAGTTGACCGGCGTGTTGCGGTCGATGCACCAGGTCCACGAGATCGAGACCTGGTCCGAGGACGGCGGCGCACGACAGCTCAGGATCGACGGCAAGGCCGCGTCGCAGGTGGCGCTGGGCCGTGTCGCGCGGGTGCTGTGGCTGATCCCGTCCATGGACCGGCTGTGGATCGAGGGGGCGGAGGGGCGCCGGCGTTTTCTCGACCGCATGACGCTCAGCTTCGTGCCCGCCCATGCCGAGGCGACGCTGGCCTATGAAAAGGCCATGCGCGAGCGCAACCGGCTCTTGAAGGACCAGGTGCGCGACGGTCACTGGTACGTCGCGCTGGAGCGGCAGATGGCCGAGGCGGGGACCGCGATCCACGCCAACCGCGTCGCGGCGCTGGAACAGCTCGCCGAGGCGCAGGCGCAGGCCGAGACGGCCTTTCCCGTCGCCGAGTTGGAGCTGACCATGACCGAAGGCGAAATGCCCGACACGGAGTCCGATTTCCGCGATGCCCTGTCCGAAAGCCGCTTTCGCGACATCGCCGCCGGGCGTACGCTCGTGGGCCCTCACCGCGCCGATCTTCACGGCGTATATGCCGCCAAGGGCGTGCCAGCGGCCGAGTGCTCGACCGGCGAACAGAAGGCGCTGCTGGTGTCGCTGATCCTCGCCAACGCGCGCGCGCTGGCGCAGGATTTCGGCGCGCCGCCGATCCTGCTTCTGGACGAGGTCGCCGCGCATCTGGACGCGGCGCGGCGTGCGGCGCTCTACGACGAGATCTGCGCCTTGGGTGCCCAGGCCTGGATGACGGGAACGGGGCCGGAGCTGTTCTCGGAATTGGGCGACCGGGCGCAGGTTTTCGAGGTGACCGAAACGGATGCGATCTCGTGCGTTAACCAGCGCTGA
- the dnaN gene encoding DNA polymerase III subunit beta has protein sequence MKLSIERGTLLKAVSQAQSVVERRNTIPILANVLIEAEGDAVHFRATDLDIEVVDKAPAQVERAGATTVSAVTLHEIVRKLPDGALVTLSDDGASGRLTVEAGRSNFSLATLPKEDFPVMASSEYSCNFSAKAPVLRRLFDKSKFAISTEETRYYLNGVYMHVADGEGGKVLRCVATDGHRLARIDADLPEGAEDMPGVIVPRKTVGELRKLLDDDDMAIAVSVSETKVRFATPNITLTSKVIDGTFPDYTRVIPQGNTRKMEVDASEFAQAVDRVATVSSERSRAVKLALDEDRLILSVNAPDSGAAEEELAVAYGDERLEIGFNAKYLLEIASQVDRENAVFMFNSSGDPTLMREGNDTSAVYVVMPMRV, from the coding sequence ATGAAACTCAGCATCGAACGCGGAACGCTGCTCAAGGCGGTTTCGCAGGCCCAGTCCGTGGTCGAACGGCGCAACACGATTCCGATCCTCGCCAACGTGCTGATCGAGGCCGAGGGCGACGCCGTCCATTTCCGCGCGACCGATCTCGATATCGAGGTGGTCGACAAGGCCCCGGCCCAGGTCGAGCGCGCCGGCGCCACGACCGTCTCTGCCGTGACGCTGCACGAAATCGTGCGCAAGCTGCCCGACGGGGCGCTGGTTACGCTGAGCGACGATGGCGCCTCGGGGCGCCTGACGGTCGAGGCGGGACGCTCGAACTTTTCTCTGGCGACCCTGCCCAAGGAAGATTTCCCGGTCATGGCCTCGTCGGAATATTCCTGCAATTTCTCGGCCAAGGCGCCGGTGTTGCGCCGGCTGTTCGACAAGTCGAAATTCGCCATTTCCACCGAAGAGACGCGGTACTACCTCAACGGCGTCTACATGCACGTCGCCGATGGCGAGGGCGGCAAGGTGCTGCGCTGCGTGGCCACCGACGGCCACCGCCTGGCCCGGATCGACGCCGACCTGCCCGAGGGCGCCGAGGACATGCCGGGGGTGATCGTACCGCGCAAGACCGTGGGCGAGCTGCGCAAGCTCTTGGACGATGACGACATGGCCATCGCCGTGTCTGTCAGCGAAACCAAGGTGCGGTTCGCCACGCCCAACATCACCCTGACATCCAAGGTGATCGACGGGACCTTTCCCGATTACACCCGCGTCATCCCGCAGGGCAACACCCGCAAGATGGAGGTCGACGCCAGCGAATTCGCCCAGGCCGTCGACCGTGTCGCCACCGTCAGCTCCGAACGCTCCCGCGCCGTGAAGCTTGCACTGGACGAGGATCGCCTGATCCTGTCCGTCAACGCCCCCGACAGCGGCGCCGCCGAGGAAGAGCTGGCCGTGGCCTATGGCGACGAGCGGCTGGAAATCGGCTTCAACGCCAAGTACCTGCTGGAAATCGCCAGCCAGGTCGACCGCGAGAATGCCGTGTTCATGTTCAATTCCTCGGGCGATCCCACGCTGATGCGCGAAGGCAATGACACCTCGGCGGTCTATGTCGTGATGCCGATGCGCGTGTGA
- the fdhF gene encoding formate dehydrogenase subunit alpha — MKDLIIPDDRDMGTPAKTGEPVTLTIDGFEVTVPEGTSVMRAAAEAGIQVPKLCATDSLDAFGSCRLCVVEIEGRRGTPASCTTPVAPGMAVHTQSKKVRKIRTGVMELYISDHPLDCLTCSANGDCELQDMAGAVGLRDQRYEAGRNHYDAMGGTLAQGDTRARAPEGDKGNPEYIPADASNPYFSYDPSKCIVCNRCVRACEEVQGTFALTIEGRGFESRVSAGTAEDDFLASDCVSCGACVQACPTATLQEKSVIEMGTPDRSVVTTCAYCGVGCSFKAEMQGDELVRMVPYKHGKANRGHSCVKGRFAYGYAHHSDRILNPMIRDRVNEPWREVSWDEALDFAASKMLALQETYGKKSIGVITSSRCTNEETYLVQKLARSVFGNNNTDTCARVCHSPTGYGLGQTFGTSAGTQDFDSVEDTDVIIVIGANPTDGHPVFASRMKKRLRQGARLIVIDPRRIDLVKSAHIEAAHHLPLRPGTNVAVVTALAHVIVTEGLMDEDFIRSRCDWEEFQEYAAFVSDPRHSPEATALLTGVDPAQLRAAAHLYASGGNGSIYYGLGVTEHSQGSTTVMGIANLAMLTGNLGRRGVGVNPLRGQNNVQGACDMGSFPHELPGYRHVKNADVREMFEALWGTEIDPEPGLRIPNMLDCAVDGTFKGLYCQGEDILQSDPDTKHVAAGLAAMECVIVHDLFLNETANYAHVFLPGSTFLEKEGTFTNAERRINRVREVMKPLNGYADWEVTQLLANAMLKKSGRPEWNYTHPARIMEEIAATTPSFAGVDYALLETRGSVQWPCNEEHPDGTPLMHVDSFMRGKGKFIITEYVATDEKTGPRFPLLLTTGRILSQYNVGAQTRRTDNTIWHEADVLEIHPHDAENRGVNEGDWVKLASRSGETALRATITDRVSPGVVYTTFHHPDTQANVITTDFSDWATNCPEFKVTAVQVSPSNGPTDWQEDYAAQAAQARRILPAAE, encoded by the coding sequence ATGAAAGACCTGATCATTCCCGACGACCGCGACATGGGCACCCCCGCCAAGACGGGCGAACCCGTGACCCTGACCATCGACGGCTTCGAGGTGACCGTCCCCGAAGGCACCAGCGTGATGCGCGCGGCGGCCGAGGCGGGCATCCAGGTTCCCAAGCTCTGCGCCACTGACAGCCTTGACGCGTTCGGCTCCTGCCGCCTTTGCGTGGTGGAGATCGAAGGCCGGCGCGGCACGCCCGCGTCCTGCACCACGCCCGTTGCCCCCGGCATGGCCGTGCACACGCAGTCGAAGAAAGTGCGCAAGATCCGAACCGGGGTGATGGAGCTTTATATCTCGGACCACCCGCTGGATTGCCTGACCTGCTCGGCCAATGGCGATTGCGAGCTGCAGGACATGGCCGGTGCCGTGGGCCTGCGCGACCAACGATACGAGGCCGGGCGCAACCACTACGACGCCATGGGCGGCACGCTGGCGCAGGGCGACACCCGTGCCCGCGCGCCAGAGGGCGACAAAGGCAACCCAGAATACATTCCGGCGGATGCGTCGAACCCCTATTTCAGCTATGACCCCAGCAAGTGCATCGTCTGCAACCGCTGCGTCCGGGCCTGCGAAGAGGTGCAGGGCACCTTTGCCCTGACGATCGAGGGGCGCGGTTTCGAGTCCCGTGTCAGCGCGGGCACCGCCGAGGACGATTTCCTCGCGTCGGACTGCGTCAGCTGCGGCGCTTGCGTGCAGGCCTGCCCCACCGCGACGCTGCAGGAAAAATCAGTGATCGAGATGGGCACGCCCGACCGGTCTGTCGTGACAACCTGCGCCTATTGCGGCGTCGGCTGTTCCTTCAAGGCCGAGATGCAGGGCGACGAGCTGGTCCGCATGGTGCCCTACAAGCACGGCAAGGCGAACCGGGGGCATTCCTGCGTCAAGGGGCGCTTTGCCTATGGCTACGCCCATCACAGCGACCGCATCCTGAACCCGATGATCCGCGACCGGGTGAACGAGCCCTGGCGCGAGGTCAGCTGGGATGAGGCGCTGGACTTTGCCGCGTCGAAAATGCTGGCGCTGCAAGAAACCTACGGCAAGAAATCCATCGGCGTCATCACCTCCAGCCGCTGCACCAACGAGGAAACCTACCTGGTGCAGAAACTGGCGCGCTCGGTCTTCGGCAACAACAACACCGATACCTGCGCCCGCGTCTGCCACTCGCCCACCGGCTACGGGCTGGGCCAGACCTTCGGCACCTCCGCCGGCACGCAGGATTTCGACAGCGTCGAAGACACCGACGTGATCATCGTCATCGGCGCCAACCCGACCGACGGCCACCCCGTCTTTGCCAGCCGCATGAAAAAGCGCCTGCGCCAAGGGGCCAGGCTGATCGTGATCGACCCGCGCCGGATCGACCTGGTGAAGTCGGCCCATATCGAGGCCGCGCATCACCTGCCGCTGCGCCCCGGCACCAACGTCGCCGTGGTCACGGCGCTGGCGCATGTGATCGTGACCGAAGGGCTGATGGACGAGGACTTCATCCGCAGCCGGTGCGACTGGGAAGAATTCCAGGAATACGCCGCCTTCGTGTCGGACCCGCGCCACAGCCCCGAGGCGACCGCGCTGCTGACCGGCGTCGATCCGGCACAGCTGCGCGCCGCGGCGCATCTCTATGCCAGCGGCGGCAACGGCTCGATCTATTATGGCCTCGGCGTCACCGAGCACAGCCAGGGCTCGACCACCGTCATGGGCATCGCCAACCTCGCCATGTTGACCGGCAACCTTGGACGGCGCGGCGTGGGCGTGAACCCCTTGCGCGGGCAGAACAACGTGCAGGGCGCCTGCGACATGGGGTCCTTCCCACACGAACTGCCGGGCTATCGCCACGTCAAGAACGCCGACGTGCGCGAGATGTTCGAGGCGCTCTGGGGCACCGAGATCGACCCCGAGCCGGGCCTGCGTATCCCAAACATGCTGGACTGCGCGGTCGACGGTACCTTCAAGGGCCTCTACTGCCAGGGCGAAGACATCCTGCAATCGGACCCGGACACCAAGCATGTCGCGGCGGGCCTAGCGGCGATGGAATGCGTCATCGTGCATGACCTCTTCCTGAACGAGACAGCCAACTACGCGCATGTCTTCCTGCCCGGTTCCACTTTTCTGGAAAAGGAAGGCACCTTCACCAATGCCGAGCGCCGCATCAACCGCGTGCGCGAGGTGATGAAGCCGCTCAACGGCTATGCCGACTGGGAGGTGACGCAACTGCTGGCCAACGCGATGCTGAAGAAATCCGGGCGTCCGGAATGGAACTATACCCATCCCGCCCGCATCATGGAGGAGATCGCAGCCACCACGCCCTCTTTCGCCGGCGTGGATTATGCCTTGCTGGAAACCAGGGGCAGCGTCCAATGGCCCTGCAACGAGGAACATCCAGACGGCACGCCGCTGATGCACGTCGACAGCTTCATGCGCGGCAAGGGCAAGTTCATCATAACCGAATACGTGGCGACCGACGAAAAGACCGGCCCGCGCTTCCCGCTGTTGCTGACCACCGGGCGCATCCTGTCGCAATACAACGTGGGCGCTCAGACACGGCGCACGGACAACACCATCTGGCACGAGGCCGACGTGCTGGAAATCCATCCCCACGACGCCGAGAACCGGGGCGTGAACGAAGGCGACTGGGTCAAGCTGGCCAGCCGCTCGGGCGAGACGGCGCTGCGCGCCACGATCACCGACAGGGTCAGCCCGGGCGTTGTCTACACCACCTTCCACCACCCCGACACCCAGGCCAACGTCATCACCACGGATTTCTCGGACTGGGCCACGAACTGTCCCGAGTTCAAGGTGACGGCGGTGCAGGTCAGCCCTTCCAACGGGCCGACCGACTGGCAGGAGGACTACGCGGCGCAGGCCGCGCAGGCCCGCCGCATCCTTCCGGCGGCGGAATGA
- a CDS encoding glycosyl transferase family protein, whose amino-acid sequence MDGADQPWTRSTCPYWGVGCGVLLRRDGDGGLEVKGDDAHPANLGRLCSKGTALAETVGLDHRLLRPRVNGQDAGWDDAPGAVGALLMLLRMKGETAEEIAGFAEAASSSAPALPPADLDWPSYAAGRTRGQPWFLLSARLVTDAGHRVLLHGWNGPDRKVRDGLAEAGIGLAGDPEDAARLLDRDRIAYMPLKSLHPGLFRLLNLRDVLGLRSCVNTVCRMLNPARAAASVQGVFHPFYRQLQADAAMHLGWQALSIIKGAGGEFESNPAKDITAFGLRQGRPWQETRPVLRDETRKLNAEGDLALSDLWQGLRRPPFETDLVVTTTALALDTLGHANAVRQADLLWQNRARRCAA is encoded by the coding sequence ATGGATGGCGCCGACCAGCCCTGGACCCGGTCCACCTGTCCGTATTGGGGCGTTGGCTGCGGCGTCCTGCTGCGGCGGGACGGCGACGGCGGGCTGGAGGTCAAGGGCGACGACGCGCATCCGGCCAATCTGGGAAGGCTTTGTTCCAAGGGCACGGCTCTGGCCGAGACCGTGGGGCTTGACCATCGTCTGCTGCGCCCCCGTGTGAATGGGCAGGACGCAGGCTGGGACGACGCGCCGGGAGCGGTGGGTGCCCTGCTTATGCTCTTGCGCATGAAAGGGGAGACCGCGGAAGAAATCGCGGGTTTTGCCGAGGCGGCGTCCAGCTCGGCGCCTGCATTGCCGCCTGCTGACCTCGACTGGCCGAGCTACGCCGCCGGACGGACACGGGGCCAGCCCTGGTTCCTGCTGTCTGCGCGTCTTGTGACGGATGCGGGGCACCGGGTGTTGCTGCATGGCTGGAACGGGCCGGACAGAAAGGTACGTGACGGACTGGCAGAGGCGGGGATCGGTCTCGCGGGGGACCCGGAGGACGCCGCCCGCCTGCTGGACCGTGATCGCATTGCCTATATGCCGCTGAAATCCCTTCATCCCGGCCTGTTTCGTCTTTTGAACTTGCGGGACGTTCTTGGTCTGCGCTCCTGCGTCAATACCGTTTGCCGGATGCTCAACCCCGCCCGCGCCGCGGCCAGTGTTCAAGGCGTTTTTCACCCCTTTTACCGCCAACTTCAGGCGGACGCCGCGATGCATCTCGGCTGGCAGGCATTGAGCATCATCAAGGGGGCCGGTGGAGAATTCGAGAGCAATCCGGCCAAGGACATTACCGCTTTCGGGCTGCGTCAAGGGCGCCCCTGGCAGGAAACGCGGCCTGTGTTGCGCGATGAAACCCGAAAGCTCAATGCCGAAGGCGACCTTGCGTTGTCCGATCTCTGGCAGGGCCTCCGCCGCCCGCCTTTTGAGACCGACCTCGTTGTCACCACCACCGCCCTCGCCCTCGATACGCTTGGCCATGCCAATGCGGTGCGGCAGGCAGACTTGCTCTGGCAGAACCGCGCCCGGCGGTGCGCCGCCTGA
- a CDS encoding NAD(P)-dependent oxidoreductase: protein MKAFPMFIRTTGRRIVVVGGGEQAAQKARLMLKTDASLVLVADSLEDCCPRIGRVLQDAARGLGATESPTEPACRVPVRMRHSISGKCLVRHGGRAFTD, encoded by the coding sequence ATGAAGGCCTTTCCCATGTTCATACGCACCACAGGCCGCCGGATCGTCGTCGTCGGTGGTGGCGAGCAGGCGGCTCAAAAGGCGCGTCTGATGCTGAAGACCGATGCCAGCCTGGTTCTCGTCGCCGACAGCTTGGAAGATTGCTGCCCAAGGATAGGCCGCGTTTTGCAGGACGCCGCGCGCGGCCTCGGAGCCACAGAGTCACCGACCGAACCAGCTTGCCGAGTGCCGGTTCGCATGCGACACTCGATTTCCGGTAAGTGTTTGGTCCGTCATGGCGGACGTGCCTTCACCGATTAG
- a CDS encoding GNAT family N-acetyltransferase has protein sequence MTSPSWRNRRVPPLPPEDLVLRTARLELRPLTLEDEDLAVALFTNPEVVKYVCDVYSPDEIRNHLPVEVRRAAGGRIGIWAATLVDTGAKIGTGVLLPLPIETNDTDWSQMISDRYPDAEIEVGYMLLPDFWGQGFATEICTRLLQFASEHTALDEIKAVTDLGNLASQRVLQKCGLSAEGPRRAYAEDCAGFGITRQAWDSGHGHSET, from the coding sequence ATGACCTCGCCCTCATGGAGAAATCGGCGTGTCCCGCCGTTGCCGCCAGAGGATCTGGTTTTGAGAACGGCAAGGCTGGAGCTTCGCCCGCTCACGCTGGAGGACGAGGATCTGGCGGTTGCGCTTTTCACCAATCCGGAAGTGGTGAAGTACGTGTGTGACGTCTACAGCCCCGATGAGATACGAAACCACCTGCCTGTCGAAGTAAGACGCGCCGCTGGTGGCCGTATCGGGATATGGGCAGCAACCCTCGTGGATACAGGCGCGAAGATCGGAACCGGCGTCTTGCTGCCCCTTCCGATTGAAACCAACGATACCGATTGGTCGCAGATGATCAGCGATCGCTACCCGGACGCCGAAATCGAAGTGGGATACATGCTGTTGCCCGATTTCTGGGGGCAGGGGTTCGCCACCGAGATCTGCACACGTCTTTTGCAATTTGCATCCGAACACACGGCACTGGACGAGATCAAGGCCGTCACCGACCTCGGCAACCTGGCATCGCAGCGGGTTCTTCAGAAATGCGGTCTTTCTGCCGAAGGGCCGCGGCGTGCTTATGCCGAGGATTGTGCCGGCTTCGGCATCACCCGACAGGCATGGGACTCAGGCCACGGTCATTCGGAAACGTGA